In Trichoplusia ni isolate ovarian cell line Hi5 chromosome 17, tn1, whole genome shotgun sequence, the DNA window TAAGCTATTGACCGTGAAGGCCGTTGCCTTTATTATTTGGACTACAGTACTGGACCCGACAAAAAGTACTCTTGAACTTTGTAGAAATGTGAAACTTGAGAAaagttttcctttatttatCGATTTAATTCTGTTTATTACTGGGAAAACTAGATTATGATTGATTGTGTCACTTTCAGTTCCTCACGCCGATAGCGTTTGCAACAGTAGTGCTATCAGGGAAGGCGCCGCCTGGTGGATACTCGTATAGTCGCTTCAGTGGGCCAGTCAGCGGTCAAATCGTAGAGGTTCAAGTGCCTGCTGCACAAGGTGTACCAGCCCAACAACATGCCGACTATGGCTACGATCACCAAACAGGACAAATTCACCCAGACACAGCCAAATACGCCCATCTGAAGACTGTTGATTATGTTGTAAGTAGCTTTTGCGACTTTTAACAGAGATCCTACTTACTACTACTATTAAGAGAGAACTTACAAACAAATGCTAAACATGGTATTAAGAAATCAGATTACTTAATAGCACGccttttaaattcaaacagttTCACTGATTCAGATTCTTTTTTTCACTTTAGGCTAAACCAGACTACCAGTACTCTTATGGCGTAGAAGACCCTCACACGGGCAATCTTCAGAACCACAAAGAGCATCGCGACGGTGACGTCGTTCGAGGAGAATACTCCTTGGTTGAACCCGATGGCTCAATTCGTCTTGTACGGTATACTGCTGATCCAAAGAATGGTTTTCAGGTAATGTTTCAAGTATACATTCTATTTCTTCTTGTGTATTGTAAGGGAAACTCAAGCTCATTTAAGCATTCTCATTTCGAAGTCGTAGAATCTACAGCATACTTAAAGAAGACGATGTAAGTGAATAGATGTTCAAAATTAAGTTTGTGTTGTTTTGCAGGCTACAGTACACAAGAAAGCTGGAGGCCAACAACAACAGCCTGTGCACTATGGACACCCGAAGCAAGAAGATGACTCCAGAGAATACTAGTCTCAATGTTATTTAGTTAAGTGTTTTGTAGattgttgattatttattagtgttttgataaataaaagaagGAATAAAATCActtgttatataattttaaaaatcaaaataggtGAAGCAGACTTACAAACCGAAAATATTCCAATTGGATGCTAGAATGTTcccaaatttatttaaaaagacgCGAAATAATTTCTGATGAAAAAGGCATAACGATAGTATGTGTCTTTTCACTAGAAATCGTTTGAAGAGTTTGTAAATATCTGAGCTGAAAAGCAAAATCTTTGTGTTAGTGTTTGCGTTACATAAGCTAGTTTTACATAGGTATGGATTTATAGTGTGATTCGAAGTATATTGTTTCCCAACCTGCATGCATAATGGATTATCCATTAACATTTTCGTTGCTTTCTGTAGGTTCTTAGTGGCTTCTATTTCGGATTTGGCTACAATAATTTTTGCGTTCGCTAATCTTGATGACTCTGCTTCTGTAGCCATTGCTTTCTGCAACTGAAGAGGCAGGCTAATATCTTTACTGAAAGAAAAATGCATGCATGTGTCTTTAGTATTTTCTACTTTACTGTACTATCCAAATACCAGAGTTTGGGAATTTGGTACAACTGGAAAATGACTCAAGTAAAGCTAGGATCAAAGGCGAAATGTTTAGttcaaataattgtttcttaCACTTCAACCCTAACGATCTTGACTCCCCAGTCTCCTGTTAGGTTGTTCATTTGTTGAAATACTTGATTGCTCACTGCCGGTCTATCAGTCAAAATTTCAGCCAATTTCCTGTTTCCAAGAGCATTACGAAGTGTTGTAGCTGCTAGAAATTGTGTTGCGATTCTAAAAAAAAGGAATGCAGGTGACGATTGTGCTAGTtaagattaatattaatattattgtgctgataaataaataaataaatattcagagaGTTTGGAGGATATCGACCTACCTGTAATCAGCAACATTGAGAACTGCCCAAACTGGATCCCAGATTTTGTAATACACAACCGCGTCCACAGAAACAGTCAAAGAATCTTTTGTTAATGCCTGTTAGGGTGAATAGGGTGATAGGACTTAATCAATAAGTTatttatggaaaataataatacctatgcCAGATGGGaaaaataggtatatatctTACTTCTTGCGGAGGTACAGCATAACACATGATTCGAAGATCAGTATATTTTACAGTATCCACACATGGTAGAAAATACACGAGACCAGGCCCAAAGGCTTTGTTCTTTCGAACCTTCCCATTTCGCAATATTATTGCACGTTCAAACTGCCTTACAGCCTAcgtaaacaaaatgttaaagacaTATTCAATTTGTTGAAAGTATTTAGATATTGgcgaaaaataaagaaacttcTGCATTATTGCCATATTCGACTTAAGTAACATTAAGTTCAAATATGTTT includes these proteins:
- the LOC113502348 gene encoding cuticle protein 8-like — translated: MAFVFKFLTPIAFATVVLSGKAPPGGYSYSRFSGPVSGQIVEVQVPAAQGVPAQQHADYGYDHQTGQIHPDTAKYAHLKTVDYVAKPDYQYSYGVEDPHTGNLQNHKEHRDGDVVRGEYSLVEPDGSIRLVRYTADPKNGFQATVHKKAGGQQQQPVHYGHPKQEDDSREY
- the LOC113502346 gene encoding erythrocyte band 7 integral membrane protein-like, translated to MQSNTKDTCIERFLVFMSLFFVIILFPISLFTVFVAVRQFERAIILRNGKVRKNKAFGPGLVYFLPCVDTVKYTDLRIMCYAVPPQEALTKDSLTVSVDAVVYYKIWDPVWAVLNVADYRIATQFLAATTLRNALGNRKLAEILTDRPAVSNQVFQQMNNLTGDWGVKIVRVEVKDISLPLQLQKAMATEAESSRLANAKIIVAKSEIEATKNLQKATKMLMDNPLCMQLRYLQTLQTISSEKTHTIVMPFSSEIISRLFK